A section of the Clostridium omnivorum genome encodes:
- a CDS encoding accessory gene regulator ArgB-like protein produces MRKFIKKMAQLISKANNYTNDEAEQVEYALKMLIFEIIKIIGVIITFSLLGHSMQAIIAVVAMAIVKPFIGGYHEDSQIKCFIATLVVVDSIIYLSSTLSINFVAKLILSMVSLYCIYEQAPVINPAMQLTRDELIKRNRAIGIIISMVLILISIVFYKYELISNTILWTIVFQALLMFNKRTV; encoded by the coding sequence AAGGCAAATAATTATACTAATGATGAGGCAGAGCAAGTAGAGTATGCCTTGAAAATGTTAATATTTGAAATTATAAAGATTATAGGTGTTATTATTACATTTAGCCTGCTTGGACATTCCATGCAGGCTATTATAGCAGTTGTGGCCATGGCTATTGTAAAACCTTTTATAGGGGGATATCATGAGGATAGTCAGATAAAGTGCTTTATTGCAACGCTGGTGGTTGTTGACAGTATTATTTATTTAAGCAGCACTTTGAGTATAAATTTTGTGGCTAAACTAATATTAAGTATGGTATCCTTATATTGTATATATGAGCAAGCCCCGGTGATAAATCCTGCCATGCAGCTTACTAGGGATGAGCTTATTAAAAGGAACAGGGCTATTGGAATAATAATTTCAATGGTGCTCATACTTATATCAATTGTTTTTTACAAATATGAATTAATTTCTAATACAATATTATGGACAATAGTTTTTCAAGCATTATTAATGTTTAATAAAAGAACTGTGTAA